From Cydia splendana chromosome 25, ilCydSple1.2, whole genome shotgun sequence:
tgaatgtattatttattaagttcatgttgattttatacaaataaaactgcaaattatagcaaacattgtttttcgtttttttttttataggcgtagtggcagagtgtcattacgaaccataaagcaaatacttcctctagttttttttaatggacgaatgccacgatgctgtgtcacaaatatctgtgaaatgaaaattaaaaaagaggactttgccggcctaggcctgcaagatgtgtatgaaattccattaacgaccttttgtcctagccgcacctgaaacgtcatacttcgcagcctattataaggaacataacatcaatatttcattgcatgtttgagaaaataatattattagggTGCACAATGGGTGGAAGTGACGTCACGTCCGGCGCGAGCGCACGACAGAAAAAACCGTTCGGAATTTGAATTCTGTTCGTTGTGACTCAGTTTTGTCGTGTCGGGATCAGGATGTGACATAATTAGTAATTCGTGTGTAgacttataaaattaaatataagggtaggtatatatttatttatattataattcttATAATCAATCGCATACCAGACATAGGTAGGTTGGTCAGTTTGCATTAAAATCAGTTTGTTTTCGTTATATTAGGTATTGAAAATGTTCCAAACGGTAAAATATCAATAgtagtatacctacatatgtactgCTACATAAGGAAAGGCGTATGTACGAGTATGCGTTTATGAAACGAACTAAAAGCGAGTTTCATAAAAACATCACACAAGtgttttaaaataaacctataatcataatataaatacatacttatattactctcCATAACACATACGAGTACCTCCCAGATAATTAGGACTTTATAATAGATaggtatagaaaaaaaaataatgttgaaAATTGACTGTTATATAGGTAGTAGAGGTCTGATATTTAATTGCACCGAGATGACAAAAAAcactatttatataataaaatctCAGCGAAACCAAAGAcaatatgtaacttcgtataagatgaataaagtctaaggaaaaaacgtgcctcggaaatcaagaaaaagtcattctcgaatagatggcgcactcacctttagcctatgctcggctatatggcgtgacgacaccgtttcatatttaacaattttaacacatagatatcagtgaatgaacatgggtcaaaatgatataaaaataataaaatcatttatccatatacatatataatttttttgataattttatacgttttcattttgagttttagtcgtgtgtcgatagatggcagtaaatttactgtgactacaaaatttactatgacaggacccctctatactatctattctctttggcgaAACTAATGACCAAAAACAAATTACAGAAACAGAAGAAGAAATTATAGAACAAGGTTCCGTGAAGAAACGCTAACTCGCGTGACCACAACGAAACAATACAAATTAACACTAAAAACTAAcaattacacaaaaataaactttattatcATCAAGCTAAAAGCTATGTGAGACGCTTTTGTTAACTTGGTTTTGGATAAAAACAATTAGATAGGAATACTTCATCGAATgaaattgtgttttatttaattgaaaatAGAGTTGTATTTTTGGTTTATTAATTGGAATGTTGATGTTTAGGTTTTCAACCTTCTGATGAAATTCTTGTAATGTCAGTTTCACACGGACCTTAACGTTGGGTTGAAAACGATGATTTAATATAAAAGTAACTAATGGTATAATCAAAATAAAGAAGAGACGCCTAGCGCGAGAATTTTCGTATATCGTCTGTTTCTACCTTCTATCTCTACTTGATTGAAGACACCACTGGAAAGAAACTTGCAGGGCCAAGATGGTcggttttttatcatctgtcaccatgcctgtcacgttcttaCAAGTACCTAAGTGCGacagtgacgcatgacatgacaggtgataaaaatgcgacaaTGATACCGCCGTTGGCCTATGTACTGTAAAGCTTATGTGGTAGTACTTATAACACTTTATTCTATAAAACAAATAGCAACAGGAGAAATAACACACAATTGTCTTTATTTCCAGGATGATGGGACCGTAGAGTACTTCAACAACATCATAGTCCAGCCCCACCTCCGCCTTGTCACCGGCCAGGGTCGCGGCTATCATGTACGGTGCAGATATAGACGAAGGGACTTGGCACAGTTCCACATCTTCCCTAGGGCTTCAGCGCTTAGTTCCAACACTCTTGAAGAACAGTAAGTACAATGTAATGAGTCTAAAACCTCTTAGACACAAGACAGCAGCTATCATGTACGGGTCAGATATAGACGGAGGGACTTGGCACAGTTCCACATCTACCCCAGGGCTTCAGCGCTTACCTCCGACACTCTTGAGGAACAGTAAGTTAAACAACTAGGCATTAGATAGGGCAGCTATCATGTACAGTGCAGATATAGAGCTAGCCTAGTTCCACATCTACCTTCGAGCTTCAGCGCTTAGCTCCGACCGTCGTGACGTGAACAGTGTTGATTTTGAACAGGAAAGTCCTGATTTTCCTCGTTTTCGTGTATTCAGTTAGCTCCTGCTTGGTTCTGAAGGGTCAAGTGCACTTTTAGTAATGAGCCGAAACAGGGGTAAGAAAAttatttagtacctacagtTCCACACATTACATCTACTTTCTCTGGTAGCTCTGCTGCTCAGTTCAAAtgctaaaaaattaaattaaattaatttatttcggaCAGTAAAATCCATAGGTATCACATGAAAACGTATAACTAacttacattaaaaataaatcatgtcactttaaaataaattttaaatatcatttaAATTACCTAATGCAAATGTAAATCTATTGCCCGATTGGCGATTGCTCCAATCCAGCTCTCAGTTGAATAGGTACAAAACCGGAGATACCTATATAAAATACCTACGTATATTTatctatattaaatatttttctctTATTTATTTCAGAGAGGACTTTGACGAGGACTCCGGTCTGCTCCCATCCGTTACGATGAAGATTTACAAAGGGGACCCGAAAGATAAACAGGTAAATAACATATCTTCTATAAATGATTATGTAATCTTAACTTAAAGGATGACTGACGCTAGACTGAGCCGGGACCGGGCCGGagtttccggcgcttcgttttctatggaaaccaccacgtgatcactggtcagccgtcatagaaaatgacatatcgGTATGGGCCCAGCCCGGTCttatagcgtgagtcatccttacgAGACTGtgtattgttaagtaaaaccgctcgtgccacgtgccacaaccacctgcataaaaagtacagtacttcggttactgagtgccggcgagtcgaacactACAGAACCAGTCAGATGTGTCATCgggatgcgtaacaaaggcgcgttatcagagagcgcacctacacctggttttttgagcgttggactagcccgcgctcaggtgccaaatagaatcattaagacccttttttgcaggtaagtagcacgtgcggttttacttaacaatagataataggattagccgtcgggctctattagaaacctacgaaCCTATATCCACAAGAATGCCAACTTTTATTTGAAAATCTGTTATGCTCGTAAATATCGTAATTATCTATGACGTGGTCTTTGAATACGGACCGCACAAttaatcgacgtcaaagatatgtttacacttttgcaccttactcctttgtaataaggcgaaaagtgtaaacataatctttgacgtcgactgtaccataaCGGTTAAAACCGCTAGTAAAAATTAATTAGAATTCAGCTGTTGCTTCGTCCTAATTAGTACACATATAGTAAGCTActtatacattaaatattcatataattcgacttttattatataaaacgtatgacaataaaaataaaaatcaagtGTTTTTACAGATGATACATATTAAATTAACAGTTTAACCACAGaataagggcttgtgcacaaatcacgcgaggttcgatagggggatcacgaaaaaatcacggcagatcacgttgggggaggggggtataaggagacctcacgtgtatttttctacagtgaacgaaactaagaaaaaaaacctaccacatgagtagatactttttctcggtttcgttaaacataaatcctcactctgcacttcaaaatagcgagtctatttaacgaaaatagaacaataaacaagattttctatatacaatactatttattttaaaattaggtcgaatgaaaaaatttcaaaaaatacaCGTAAGGTTGTGTGGGGGCAggaaacctcaccaaatatcaccaaggggagggggggggtcaaaaaggagccgaaaacacctcgcgtgatttgtgcacaacccctaagtaATACACTAGTCGTACAGAaaagaaacttcctacaaaaccgaagtttgacatcagttcagggtcgaatcatgctgtccctttctaatatatggtactatccctttcggctactTACGGTTCTCATAATTCAAAccattatctgtggtcgtgcacgcaaagggacgtcaagttgtgtcaaccctaataattgctcggagcaatgctgagccaaacggagccgagtttgcccgaagtcaggagtttcgcacccttttgtaattattttaaccaTTTCACTTCCCAGGTGGCGTCCAACGTACGGATCGGCGATACGCTGACCCTAGTGGTGTCTCTAGAGAAACAGAGACGTTTTGGTCTCCTCGTCTCCGAGTGCTCCGTGAGAGACGGTCTGGGCTGGGCCGAGCAGAGCTTAATCGCTGACGATGGGTAAGACTATTAATACTAACATTACTGGTGTCTGTGAAACAGAGATGTTTCCGTGAGAGACGGGCTTGGCTGGCTTAAGTAGAGTTTGATCACTGATGACGGGCAAGACATGCGAATACTTAGGGTTATTAGCGTCTTTGGAACCAAAGATGTTTCGGTCTCCTCGTGTCCGAGTGCTCCGTGAGAGATGGGCTTGGCTGGGCCGAGTAGTTTTATGATGACGGGTAAGACTTAAGTATGCCAATAACCTTTGTCTTTGTAAACAGAGACGTTACTGCCTTCTCGTCTTCGAGTAAATTTTGGGTCAAAAATGTGTCAAATGTGTGCTGCATTTACATTACGGTACCAAAACAGCAAACGTTGTGTATTGTGGTATaagtgaatacagtgaaacctggttaataagcacctggataaatggaaaacctcaataattgcaaccaaaagtccggtcccggtcccctgagaccaaaaggcctctataattgaaattttggaacctctataattgcaatttagattttagtgcttttcgtaattttgcctctgtaattgaccacatcgcaactaagacctctataattgacactgtgctaaaaacatccgttatttttgctcttctttctacctctattattgaaacgagtcttacttattacctctgtaattgaaataatgtagttgtagacatcagaaacaatattttaatagcaatgatcattttatttatatcttcatccagaattcaatttatttattgggtatcacagcctgtagtaggtgaaatagtttggattaaatcaaaaacaaagtatgctttttacattctagtaaaactttcttctacaattcaagggaattttttaaacccaaatgattaataagaaaataaagtagtaattaatgtagtgtaaaagtgcaagtatagacagaagctatatatagaccagaaacccaggacgtaagcgtgtaaatatactttcaatgtttatttgcacctccataaaagtaatttgtcagaacgcaacctctattaatgaaaacctctgtCACAACGATTTtatgaacctcgttaattgacacgacctgcttaaacgaaaaacctggttaattgacaaaaaatggccggtcccttgagattgcaattatccaggttccactgtactaACATTAATGGAGTTTTCTTAATTGGTGTGTTaattagagcagcggtcggcaacaggagGAACCCTCCcttcacttgcggcccgcgagcctccctggctattttgtatatttataatattttgtaatattgacaaaacGATAATGTCTGATAattaaagtcataaatattaacaaagtgcggcccgcgtcaacttcgttaactactatgtggccctaggctgctaaaaggttgcttACCGCTGAATTAGAGGATGATATCGTCgtctattttatttcttttttcaaaaccactgaaaataaaatgattataaTGTCTGTTTCAGTTGCCCGTTAGATGGTGATATAATGGGCATGTTCCAATACGGCGACGAGCGACAGGACGCACGCGTGTCGTTCCCGGCCCACAAGTTCCCGTACACCGCCAGCGTGTATTACACATGCGAAGTGAAACTGTGTGATTTGAACCACCCCACCGACTGTGTAAGTACTGTGACGCATACGTGTCGTTCTTGGCATATTAGTTATTTATTACTGCTAGCGTGCATCATACCGTGACGCTTTGACTTGAGTCGTCCAATTGTTCATAGAAATAAGATATTTATGATGACATTTTTTGATGACCACACTTTTTTATATGGAAATGCCATGATGAGTTAACCTTGTTCGACTCtagattaataattatacttacttattgctatggcgcaacgacccgaaaTGCATCTTGGcgtccgacaccaaagaccgccatgctactctatccaaagccgtttctgtccagtcgacggcgccgagttcgctaaggtctttgCACTTTGTCTCTCCACAATTAATAATTacggctcatttagacggcgcgcgaactcgcatgcgattttagttacattgcggaccattGCGGTTACATCAATTCAGCCTACCGATTaccgatcaaataacgcaatgtaatgaaactcgcatgcgcgttctcgcaccgtctaaatgaggccTTATACTTACTTTTTGTATTAACGTTACAGGAGCCGTGCTCTCACAAGCGGCGCGTGCGCCGTCAAGAAGAAGGATCACCGGCCACTGTGGAAGTGTTCTCCGGACTTTATGTCAACGAACAAGACTCCCTTGATAGCGAGGAGGTTACTAGTGAGAAGGTcagtcattcattcattcattcgttcatACCACTAGTGTGAGCAGAAGGGTCTCCAGCCACTGTGGAAGTGTTCTCCGGGCTTTATGTCAACGAACAAGACTCCCTTGATAGCGAGGAGGTTACTAGTGAGAAGGTCAGTCattcattcactcattcattcattcgttcatACCACTAGTGTGAGCAGAAGGGTCTCCGGCCACTGTGGAAGTGTTCTTCGGACTTTATGTCAACGAACAAGACTCGCTTGACAACGAGGAGGTTACTAGTGAGAAAGTCAGTCattcattcactcattcattcattcgttcatACCACTAGTGTGAGCAGAAGGGTCTCCGGCCACTGTGGAAGTGTTCTCCGGACTTTATGTCAACGAAAAAGACTCCCTTGACAACGAGGAGGTTACTAGTGAGAAGGTCAgtcattcattcattcgttcatACCACTAGTGTGAGCAGAAGGATCGCCGGCCACTGTAGAAGTGTTCTCCGGACTTTATGTCAACGAACAAGACTCGCTTGACAACGAGGAGGTTACTAGTGAGAAGGTCAGTCATTCATTCACTAATCCATTCGCTCATTTATGGTTAAAATATTAGAAAGTACCtaataaagaattaaataaCTACGAGTATATCCAATTCGATccttaaggcctgtgcacaccgagTGCGTGTgcgtacgtgcacgtgcacgtgcgcgttgtaatatacacTAATCAAGATATGTACACCGTAATTCATTCTGAATTTCAAACGCCTTAATAGCTACACGATAAAACTCCATTAGTCGATACCGAGCTTACCTAAATTACAGCtacatgcaagtgttattttaaacgtcaaacttctataatattatgacgtataaataacacttgcactgcgtatgccatcaaaatcgttgtagacttctcttggtctaactctataacaTTTCTACTTCCAGAAAGACGACGAGATCTGCATATCGCAGCGGAACTTCGCCATCGGCATCTGCATCGCCGGTGTCATCCTCATGGCGTGTGTCATCGCCGCCATAGCTTGCATCCTCGCGCGCAGGCGCGGCAAGAGCCATTCCGGTAGCTCGCTGTATAGCGGCCCTTATACTAATACTGGATATTCGCATGCTAGCTAGATGATACTTCCAAACTGTAACATCAGTACTTTTCCATTTGTTTGGTTCTGTTACAGTCTCCCCCTTGTATTTTAACACTCAATTTCGCAAGTCAAGGTAGTGAGCTTAAACCTCCTTGCTTGACGCTCATAGGTTTACAGGTTACAATAATCCTAATGACTTAGAAGGCAAATGCTAAAAAGGGTCAAATTAAGAGTTCTGACTCCGAAATTAGGTTTTAAACGTACCTCTTGTACAATTCTAAGGAATTTGACAAAAATGTCAAGCATGAGAAGTATTCTAAAGTATAGAGGGAGGCTGTAACGAAGCTAATAGAAAGAGGAAAATGTTTAATTGTTAAACAAACGAAACATCAAAAAAGTGCCCGTGATCAGTATAAGTATTAAAACAATTTGAAGGtgccacgaaaaaaaaaaaggaattaagggaaaaataaaggaataaaatGTCGGATAAACTTGTAGGGAGGTTGTAGCAATACCAATTAAATTGTTATTCGTGCTCATGTCATTAGTGTGAAGGCATAATGGCTAACCTCAAACTCTATCaagtaaaaaaattaagtagaGTGCTATTTCATAACTTCTTAGTGTAAACTTTTGAGTTATGTTTACAAAAAGTAGTTATGCTttaccttttcgacgccgtgtatAACACAAAAGatgtcactcagacgccacgtcaccgaagtcttaaaactgaaattgaactttatgcatatgcgcgtaggtctatgttgctctgtggtctgggACGGATTAATCAGtgtttggcgttggacctgcgatTCGGATATATCCGTCGTTGGCGCCGAAAAGGTTAATCTTgtgaaataaatacaaaataacattaaatCACAATTTAAACGCTTTTGTCGGTTTCAAAGACATCGAATAAATTAGATAGTGGATAGTCGGGTTGAGAAACGAATTAATAATGTaatgatattaaaataaaaataggtgTTCCTTATAATGATAAAAATTGCGAGATTTTTATCGCAATATTTTAATGTAAGTATAGCAACACTTTTTTAATGTATTCATATTATTATCATATCTAGTGTTCTAAGCATTGGCCAACAATTTGATAGTCAAAAAGCAACGAAATTTCGAAagacattttaataaagttgGTGTCAATAATGTCACTAGATGTCAAGAAACTTTAAACTTCGTAACCAGCAGTTACAATCGTATTATTACTGTTTCGTAACTGTTTACGAAAATTCGAAATTCTTTAAAATTAGAAATATATGTTGATCTAATGTAGGAACACCTCATTCAGTCATACTTAGCATAAGTTTAGttttacaaatatgtatttagcATTACCATGGAATTTAGATATTTATGTTGTGATAATGATATCGAATCCGTCCTGTAGCAATATTTTAGTtgcaataattttcatttacaACGTAACGTTTTACTATAACATTTAATATCTATATTAAGTCAATGACTtgagtaaatatttaattttgtattttctTATAACCAGGGACTTGTCATATAGGCCAGTTTTGCATAATGATGTGCAAATAGGGCCTTTTACCTCCAAGGTGGTGGGATACTTTCCTTTTTAAAGTGTTTCAGCGACTCATTAAAGGTAACTGAAAGGTTTGAATTATTGTTTTTCTATTATGaacaaataactataactaTATTAGCATTTTTTGCTAAACGAGTACTGAAACACTTAAAAACTTTTCTTCTCTATAATTTTCAGCCGTTTTAAATAATTTGTGGATGCCATATTCCTTAAGTTATCATTAAGTCCTTATATGCCATTTAAGTGATTGGTGCTAAAACTTATTCTTTATTcacacttattttattattaaacaaaacaaaaaaaaaactcgaGTTTCTAAAAACCACTCGTGATTCTacacaattataataattaacgtTATTTTCTTTTGTAGATCCAAAGTAAACGGTTTCGTAACTTGTTACGAAACCTTGACTTGTTACGTTTGTTTTGTCTTATATTGAAATAAGTAGTAAATCGCTGCTTATCCTGTGTATCTGTGTACAAGAATGAATATTATCGGTATGTGTTTCATACTTACCTCATTGTGTACTAATCCCGATCTTAACTAGATTTTAAAGACAATGGGGTTCTGGAACCATATCGGCATGAGACTGTAtgcaatattttttaacaaatatactgacttaattaaaatatattgttttttttacctATATCAATGTAATACCCAGTACAACTGAAAACATCGACAAAATGTACTTACACGTCACAATGAGAAAAAGTGTATgtgtacttttttttaaatgccgACCTCAAGATTTTAAGAGCCGACCTGCAAACTAAATATGAATTATTAAGTTTCGTAACCATTAGTCTGTTTCGAAATTAGTTACGATAGTTCATAAAAATATCAGGTGATTCAGAGAATTACCGCTACTAGCGCTGCGCAAGTAATCTTAGGTAAAGTAGTAAAagtattaatataaatattataaattaaaaactttattttatttataactgtAGTATATTAAACCAATCATATTGGCCATAAAAAAGTATGAAAGCATAAAAATGGAATCATAAAAACATGAAACACAATACATAATCATAAGTAACATCACAAAAATGCAAATGATGAAATAATCTTTAATTTCATGGGTACCTACAgaggtagtgcataattattttccatcgtattttcacggaaacttacgaacgggtcttgctatttcagtcagtctcgggaTAAAAAGTACTGACaatgactgaactagcatgacaaaaacgaacgtttccgaaaatacgatggaaaacaattatacctCTACCATCATCATTTATTACCTCTATACAATATTCCTTCATTTAGGAACTCTGactttaaagtgtcattctatggaacttgctaactatgtaaacaaaccgccatattgaaactgtcaaaaatgatgaatttactattgtttacatagttagcaagttccttagaatgacactttagaggGTCATTGGTTTATAAGGACATAGTTTTACAGTGATTTATGAGTGCcatttaaattttcttttggaactaaattattaaataaaatttta
This genomic window contains:
- the LOC134802765 gene encoding uncharacterized protein LOC134802765 yields the protein MWSILLVLALLATARSKQLPTSTELSTTAIAKATDEDTTPWPGSLAPLDTLAVACERDSMHVTITLAPNSVFGDSLYDTFNGIVYPAGLGSNSSCLREYVAARGDLQYTLPLKGCNTMSTDNDDGTVEYFNNIIVQPHLRLVTGQGRGYHVRCRYRRRDLAQFHIFPRASALSSNTLEEQEDFDEDSGLLPSVTMKIYKGDPKDKQVASNVRIGDTLTLVVSLEKQRRFGLLVSECSVRDGLGWAEQSLIADDGCPLDGDIMGMFQYGDERQDARVSFPAHKFPYTASVYYTCEVKLCDLNHPTDCEPCSHKRRVRRQEEGSPATVEVFSGLYVNEQDSLDSEEVTSEKKDDEICISQRNFAIGICIAGVILMACVIAAIACILARRRGKSHSGSSLYSGPYTNTGYSHAS